A genomic region of Thunnus albacares chromosome 4, fThuAlb1.1, whole genome shotgun sequence contains the following coding sequences:
- the LOC122980921 gene encoding 1,25-dihydroxyvitamin D(3) 24-hydroxylase, mitochondrial: MRAQIQKVPQIVELLKKKSVGLQHFKPTSSVCVLEEKDAVEAARCPHAASRAHSLDAIPGPTNWPLVGSLVQLLRKGGLTRQHEALVDYHKKFGKIFRMKLGSFESVHIGAPCLLEALYRKEGSYPQRLEIKPWKAYRDLRDEAYGLLILEGKDWQRVRSAFQHKLMKPTEVVKLDGKINEVLLDFVSRIGKINANGRIEDLYFELNKWSFETICLVLYDKRFGLLQEKVNEEAMNFITAVKTMMSTFGMMMVTPVELHKSLNTKTWQDHTAAWDRIFSTAKVYIDKKLKRNAVRAPDDLIGDILHHSCLSKKELYAAITELQIGGVETTANSMLWAIFNLSRNPGAQRKLLEEIREVVPPDQDPCGEHIKSMPYLKACLKESMRLSPSVPFTSRTLDKDTVLGDYAIPKGTVLMINTHALGSNEEYFDDGKQFKPERWLRENSTINPFAHVPFGIGKRMCIGRRLAELQLQLAMCWLVRDYEIVATDNEPLDVIHSGLLVPNRELPVAFIKR; this comes from the exons ATGAGGGCGCAGATCCAAAAAGTTCCTCAAATTGTTGAGTTGCTGAAAAAGAAGTCTGTGGGGCTGCAGCACTTCAAACCAACATCCTCAGTGTGCGTCTTGGAGGAGAAGGATGCTGTGGAGGCTGCGCGGTGCCCTCACGCTGCCTCCAGAGCGCACAGCCTGGACGCGATCCCGGGACCCACCAACTGGCCCCTGGTCGGCAGTCTGGTCCAGCTCCTCCGGAAAGGAGGTCTGACAAGACAACACGAGGCCCTG GTTGATTATCACAAAAAATTTGGCAAGATTTTCCGGATGAAGCTGGGCTCTTTTGAGTCGGTGCACATTGGCGCACCTTGCTTGCTGGAGGCGCTCTATAGGAAGGAGGGAAGTTACCCTCAGAGGCTTGAGATCAAACCCTGGAAAGCATACAGAGACCTCAGAGACGAGGCGTACGGACTCCTCATCCT GGAGGGGAAAGACTGGCAGAGAGTGAGGAGCGCGTTTCAGCACAAACTCATGAAGCCCACAGAAGTGGTGAAGCTGGATGGCAAAATAAACGAG GTGTTGCTGGACTTCGTTAGCAGAATTGGAAAAATAAACGCCAATGGGAGGATTGAAGACTTGTACTTCGAACTGAATAAATGGTCGTTTGAGA CCATTTGCCTCGTCCTCTATGACAAGAGATTTGGTCTGCTGCAAGAAAAAGTCAACGAGGAAGCCATGAACTTCATCACAGCTGTGAAAACG aTGATGAGCACCTTTGGTATGATGATGGTCACACCTGTGGAGCTCCACAAGAGCCTCAACACCAAAACATGGCAGGATCACACTGCTGCATGGGACCGCATTTTCAGTACAg CCAAAGTCTACATCGACAAAAAGTTGAAGAGGAACGCCGTCAGAGCGCCCGATGACTTAATCGGTGACATCTTGCACCACAGTTGCCTCTCCAAGAAGGAGCTGTACGCAGccatcacagagctgcagatCGGAGGGGTGGAGACG ACTGCCAACAGTATGCTGTGGGCTATTTTCAACCTGTCACGTAACCCCGGCGCCCAGAGgaagctgctggaggagatTAGAGAGGTGGTGCCTCCTGACCAGGACCCGTGTGGAGAGCACATCAAGAGCATGCCCTACCTCAAGGCCTGCCTTAAGGAGTCTATGAG GTTATCGCCATCAGTTCCATTCACAAGCAGGACCCTGGACAAAGACACTGTGTTGGGAGATTATGCCATTCCCAAAGGA ACAGTTTTGATGATAAATACACATGCTCTCGGCTCCAATGAGGAGTACTTTGACGATGGGAAGCAGTTTAAACCTGAGCGCTGGCTGCGGGAGAACAGCACCATCAACCCTTTCGCCCATGTTCCCTTCGGCATCGGAAAGAGGATGTGCATTGGACGGCGGCTggcagagctgcagctgcagctggccATGTGCTGG CTGGTGAGAGACTATGAGATTGTGGCAACAGATAACGAGCCGCTCGACGTGATCCATTCAGGACTTCTGGTTCCCAACAGAGAGCTGCCTGTCGCCTTCATCAAGAGATGA